A part of Streptomyces sp. NBC_01210 genomic DNA contains:
- a CDS encoding recombinase: MRRKRAQWEQWLGEVEGIESALVFLRAKQAEATRFIKRTVTDLGIPGPRPEETQ; encoded by the coding sequence ATGCGACGCAAACGCGCGCAGTGGGAGCAGTGGCTCGGAGAGGTCGAAGGAATCGAATCCGCCCTGGTTTTCCTCCGAGCCAAGCAAGCCGAAGCCACACGCTTCATCAAGAGGACCGTCACCGACCTCGGCATCCCCGGTCCCCGCCCCGAGGAGACCCAGTGA